Within the Rosa rugosa chromosome 2, drRosRugo1.1, whole genome shotgun sequence genome, the region GAAATACACAAGGAACTAAACTACTACTCATAATTTTGGGAGTTATAAAGTGAAAGGCACTGCATTAAGGTTGCTGATATATTTTTGCAGAAATGATTAATGAAATAGTGCGTGCGTATCACGTTAATTATAAATATGTCTGATAAAACCAGAGACAAAAGCATCCGTGAATATGAATTATAAAAACCCAATTACAAATTACTTACAAAAATACTTTTGCAACAAGAATACAGTACTAAATTTAAAaagcattagaagaagaaacagagtCCAACAGAGGCAACCACAACATGGAAAATTTAGCTCTTGGCGAAtacatttgaagttttgaacaaaCATATAAAAGAGCTAGATCTTATCCCAGATATTACTTGCTTTACAACTTGATACTATTTACCTTACATGACAAGTAAGAGTGTAAGACAGGTAGCCTTTGACGGGTTATAAATATACCTGTTacacaagaagaaaaaccacTGTCACAACAGAGGAGATGAATTGAATTTAATGGCAAGATGCCAACCCTGCTACCCCGTCTCCATTTCTCTTGTTTCTATTTACTAGTTTGTTGTACATTACATTCTTCTCAGCTTCAAAATTCGGATCTTCCAACTTTGATTCTTTCAGCTCAGGTCCGCTACTGGATTTGGAGGTCGGCTGTTGGCAGCTGAAACTCGGGATCCCCATTCCAGAAGCTCTTTGCTAGTGTCATCTTTGTGCACAAAAACTTCGATGAAGCATAAACTATCCTTGTGCTCCCCTGTTGCTTTCGCAATTGCTTCAGTTAAGTCCTCCTCTGTACGTACCTGAATTTATACAAATATCATCTGTcaattcaagaaaagaaaacattcaCAAGCCTCGGCAGCTAATAAAAC harbors:
- the LOC133733912 gene encoding pyruvate decarboxylase 2-like, with product MIRCGENTIIFLINNGGYTIEVEIRDGPYNVIKNWDYTGLVDAIHNAEGKCWTTKVRTEEDLTEAIAKATGEHKDSLCFIEVFVHKDDTSKELLEWGSRVSAANSRPPNPVADLS